TCGTGGTATTGCAGGCGGTCAGTAGGGAAGCCCATGATTTCCTTGTGCCACTTGAGGCGTTCGGTTTTCCAGTGTTCGTACCATTCTTTCTGGCTGCCGGGGCGAATGAAAAACTGCATTTCCATTTGCTCAAACTCCCGCATTCTAAAAATGAACTGACGGGCTACAATTTCATTCCGGAATGCCTTACCGGTTTGGGCTATACCAAACGGAATTTTCATGCGGCCGGTTTTCTGCACGTTCAGGAAGTTCACGAAGATGCCCTGTGCTGTTTCGGGGCGCAGGTAAATGGTGCTGGCTTCGTCGGTTACGCTGCCCAGCTCGGTGCTGAACATGAGGTTGAACTGACGCACATCGGTCCAGTTGCAGGTGCTGCTTACAGAGCACTTCATGTTGTTGTCGATGATGAGCTGTTTTACGCCAGCCAAATCATCGGCCGCCAGCAGTCGATCCATTTGAGCAATCAACGCATCCGCTTTTTGCGTTTCGCCTTCGGCTTTCAGCTTTTCTGCATGGGCTTCTATCAGGTGGTCTACTCGGTAGCGTTTGTTGCTGTCTTTGTTGTCGATCATGGGATCGCTGAAGCTATCCACGTGGCCGCTGGCCTTCCAGGTGGTGGGGTGCATAAAGATGGCCGCATCGATACCCACAATGTTATCGTTGAGCTGGGTCATGGTTTTCCACCAGGCGTCGCGGATGTTCTTTTTGAGCTGGGCACCGTTTTGGCCATAGTCGTACACAGCGCTGAGGCCGTCATATATTTCGCTGCTCTGAAAAATGTATCCGTATTCTTTGGCGTGGCCAATGAGGTTTTGAAATGTGTTTGCTTCGTATGCCATGAGAAGAATTTGAAAATGTGCGAATGTGCCAATTGGAAAATGTGCCAATGCTTTATCAGCAATGCCAACATGACCCGTTTTTTTGGCGGGTGGCAAAGATAAGGGTTGCGGGTAAGCGTGGTGACAGCACCCCTTGGCCCCTGAGGGGGAAATACATTAGGACACGGATTTGCAGGATGAAAACGGATGTGCACGGATGCTTTCTAACATTTGTCAACTAACATCAAGCATCTCTGTGTTCACCATCAACTACCAACCAACAACTACCCACCATTTACACCCTTACATACCACTTGCGTTTGTCCATCACATAGCCGGTGAGCCAGCAAACCATCATGACAGCAAGGGCAAAGAGCAAGGAACCTACCGGCCCGCCAATGAAGCCGAAGAAGGTTTGGTACACCCACTGATACATGGGCTGTCCATCGGCAGTATGGAAGAACCACAAGAGGATGGCGATTACTTCGCTGAGCAGGTAAATGAACAATGGATTTTTGCCAAACACTTCGAAGAAATAAGCCCAACGGTTGCGGCCGGCAAAATCGAGCACATACATTACTACGGATAAAATGAGTAAATCGAGGCCAACGGTATGCAGCACAAAAGAGCTGGTCCACAGTTTTTTGTTGATGGGAAAAACAAGATCCCATGCATAGGCTGCGGCTAGCAACACAGCGCCAGCCATGAGCAGTTTGGCCAGCATTTCATAACTGCGGCCTTGTTGCTGAATGTACCGGCCGGCAGCAAAACCTGCTACCACATTTACAATAGCTGGCAGTGTGCTCAGCAAACCTTCGGGATCGAAGGCAATGCTATCGCCATGGTACATATGGGCTTCGCCAATGAGCCACTTATCGAGCACCGTCGTTGCATTACCTTCGAGGCTTAGCGCATCGGCACCTGCTGGCGCCAGCCAATAGCACAAACCCCAATACAACAGCAACATACCTGCACTGAGCCAATACATGGTTTTGGATTTGAGGTAATACACCATGAGTGCTGCAGCACCATAGCAAAGCGCAATGCGCTGCAATACACCAAATACCCGTGTTTCAGCAAAAGGAAAAGCAACATAAGCACCATCCTGATACTTCACAAACGGAAACCAGTACATAAGGTAGCCCAGTAGAAATATAATGAATGTTCGTTTGGCTATTTTGAGCAGCACCTGCGACTGCGGCATGTTGCTCCACTTGAGCATTACAAAACTCATGGCATTGCCTACGGCGAAAAGAAAACTGGGAAACACCAAATCGGTGGGCGTAAAGCCGTGCCATTTAGCATGCTGCAAGGGCGAAAAAGAAACACTACCATCACCGGGCGTGTTTACAATAATCATGAGGCAAACGGTGAGCCCACGAAATACATCGAGGGCTTTGAAACGGGTGGCAGCTGGAGCAGTCATATGGGCTGTTTTCAGCCCTGAATGTACGGGAAAACTTTACTGCAACTTTTCGTTTTGCTGATGGCGGTTGGCGTCGCGGATGTTTTTCTTTTCGAAGTTTTTTTGGAGAGCAGTAGTTAGGTCTACACCGGTTTGGTTGGCCAGGCATATCAGCACCCACAACACATCGGCCATTTCATCGGCCAGCTCCTTGCCCTTATCACTTTCTTTAAACGATTGCTCGCCGTAGGTACGCACCATCAGGCGGCTGAGTTCGCCCACTTCTTCCATGAGGATGCCCAGGTTGGTGAGCTCATTAAAATAGCGGACACCCACGGTTTTGATCCACTGGTCTACTTGCTGCTGTGCTTGTTCGATGGTCATGATAGTTGATGGTTGATGGTTGGCGGGGGTAGGTTGGAGACTTCGGACTTTCGGACTATCGTTTTACGATTCATTTATCCTCACCCAGCTTCTCCAAAGGAGAGGTGCCGTAGAGTAAGGTAGTTGATATTGGGGATTGGACTTCGTTTGCCCGTCTTTCGGACTTTCAGTCTTTCCGTCTTTCCGTCTTCCGGTCTTTCCTCACTCTTTGTTTTTTGAATCAATCACAATCGTCAGCGGGCCGTCGTTGAGCAGCCGCACTTTCATATCGGCGCCAAAAATGCCGGTGGCTACCGGCTTACCCAATTCGGTGCTGAGTTGCGCAATCATTTTTTCGTACATGGGCTTGGCAAAATCGGGTTTGCTGGCCCGGATGTACGAAGGGCGGTTACCTTTTTTGGTAGCGGCATGCAGGGTGAACTGGCTGATGAGCAAGATGCCGCCATCCACATCTTTTACCGACAGGTTGGGTACTTTGTCGGCATCATCAAAAATGCGGAGGTTTACTATTTTATTACACAGCCATTGCATGTCTTCTGTGCTGTCGGCATCTTCAATACCAACCAATACCAGCAGGCCCAATCCTATTTGGCCGGTGATGTTGTTCTCTACCGTTACGCTGGCTTCGGTTACCCGTTGTATCACTACTCTCATACGCAGGCAAATTAAACAGTAAATGCCATGCCGGAGCCATCCGCTCCAGAATGGCTATTTTTGTCGGCTATGGAAATCATCAATGCCAGTTACCTCATCAGCAAACCCGATGTGGCCCAGTGCCCGGCAGCAGACCGGCCTGAGTTTGCTTTCATTGGCCGCAGCAATGTGGGCAAAAGCTCCCTCATCAATATGCTGACGGGCAATCAACGGCTGGCCAAAACCTCCGCCGCTCCCGGCAAAACCCAAATGATCAACCACTTTGTGGTAAAGAGCCGCAACAGTGCCAATGCCAAATCGGTAGCCGAATGGTACCTGGTGGATTTACCCGGTTATGGGTATGCCAAAGTGAGCCAAAAAAACCGCAAGAGCTGGGGCAAAATGATTGACGATTACCTGCGCAAAAGAGACAACTTACTCACCACTTTTGTACTCATCGACAGCAGGCATGAGCCGCAGGCTATCGACCTTGAATTTGTGAACCAGATGGGTGAATGGCAGTTGCCTTTTGCCATTGTGTTTACGAAGGCAGATAAAATGAAACCTGGCGGACTGCAGCGAAATGTGGAAGCATTTGCCGCTGCCCTTCGGGAAAATTGGGAAGCGTTGCCAGCTTTTTTCATTAGCAGCAGTACCGACAAAAGCGGCAAAACAGAAATACTCGATTATGTGCAGGGCATTTTAAAATCTGTTTCGAAGTAACTCCAATATAGTTGGCAGCATTTCATTATTTACAGGCAGCCAATTGCTGTACCAGACTACACAAAACAGTAGCCGGTAATTGAAATAAACAACAGAGGAAATAATTAAAAAAGACTGTAGATGCTACAGTCCTTTTTAAATTAGTTCACCACTTTATTGGCACAGCTACTGCTGGCAAAGGCTTCGGGCTTGGCTTTGAAGGCAAAGCCCATACCGAGTATGTAGCCCATGGCTTCCCGCAGTGCCTCGTTGCTTTTAAAACTGGGATTGGTGTTAATGTCGGCATGTACTTCCATGTCTACTTCGTATTGGGTAAAGAGGTCGCAAAGCTCATAAGCAATTTCAATGCTCTTGGCTACTTCTACCAACATGCGTTCTTTGATGCTGAATTTTTGTGTGGTTCGTTCATTGTGAATGAACATAAATCCGCCACTACGTTCCCGCAGAAATACAATGACCGTTGCAAATTCTGTATCGATGCCTTTTACCTGACTATCGGTACCAATGCACACCTTGAGCTTATTGCCAATGGCGTGTTCTCTTTTGATGGCGTCTTCCACTGCCTGCTTAATGGGAAGGCTAATGGTTTCGCCATTGAATTTTCTCCAACGCATACTTGAAGGGGTTTTTTAAAGTTACTGTTGAACAGCCTTTGCCCGCATCAATGTTTGTCATGCTTTTATGAACAATTTGCTATGCCCTTCCTGAATAACCTGCTTAAAAATGCCCTGTGCTGAGCATAACGAGGGTGCAGGCTTCCATGGTTTGTATGCCTTGCTGCTGTAGCATTTCTTCCAGTTCCTCGTTTTCGGTACCGGGGTTAAAAATCACCCGCTTTGGCTGCAAACTCAAAATGTAACTGTAATAAGCCGGCTGGCGCTGCGGATTGATGTACATCGTAATGGTATCCACCTGCTCCAGCGCCGGATGGTCGGTAATGATATCGAGCCCTGCTACCCGGCCGGCTTTTATGCCAATGGGCACTACCTCGTGGCCATGCGCCACCAAGCGGTTGGCTGCAATGTAACTGTACCGGCTGCTGTTGTCAGATGCACCAATAATGACCGTTTTTTTGCTCTCACTCATGGGTTAAAAATAACCATGGATACGCCATTGGCTATGCATTTTTATACAAGCTGTATTGAAGTTGTACATATTGCCAGCGTTGCTTGCTTTGTGGCCAAAGCAATTGTAAAAAGTAAAAGGTTCCTGCTACTGCCGTGAACCAAGGCATTTGCAAATAGTGTTGCACGTTGGCCAGCAACCAAGCACCAACCGACGTCAACAAGAACCACATGGTCATTTGGCCACATAACTCCATCCACAATTGTTGCTGCTTTTCATGTAAGAAAAAAGCGATGCTTAATATAGCAGACACACCCATCATCCACCAGCCTTCATGCAAAGTAAATGGAAGGCCAAAACCTGTAACTATTCCGGGAATAAAAACCGCACTGATGAGTAGCTGCATCAGCACAACAAAAGCCATGCGGTTCCGCAAATGAAATGCAGGTGCACAAGTCATGTGGCTGCAAGAAGGCAAGGTACCTGTAATTACTTTTCTATTGTAAGAAATGAAGCTGTACAAGGTTTTGATGAACGGCTGAAAAGCTCTCCAGGAAGCTATTTTAGCAAGGGTTGGATGCTTTTTACCAATGATTGCAATGATGGCATCTGAACCATAACGCACAGACTGTTGTGCAATATTTACCAACGGAATTTCATTGGTCATTTTTTGGCGGTGCAGGCCCGGTAAATTTTGCAGGTTAGCCTGCTGCATGGGCACCACTTCTGCGGGTTGTAAATAGCCATGTTGTTTGAAGTATCCGGTATACCATACACAAAGCGGACAGTCGGCATCGTAGAGTAACTGATATTGTATTGCTGACATATAGTAAAGTAAGAATGGTGAACAAATGAATTAGTGAGTAGGAATTTGTTGGCGACGTTGATTGTGCAGTAATTCCATACGAGTGATAATGCTGTACCAAACGGCGAGTACCGGTGAAACATACATGAGCAATAGCAGGCCAATCCATATCATTACAGGTACAATGGAACCTGCCAGAAAAATGAGCAGTATGGCAAGTAACACCCACTGATAATAGTACCGCTGTTTCGATGAGATGAAAGACGAACGGTTGGGCAAATGCAACAGTACACTCAGCAATTGCCAGCCACCCATCAGCAGGTAGGCCGCATAGAAATAATCCATTTTCCAAAGCATCAGCACAGCAATAACGGCATATAGCAACAGCTGGCCGTAGTAGTCGATTAGTTGCAGTCTTTTCATGATGTAATTATTTGTATTTTCAGGAAATATTGAAATTTAGAATGCTTTAAAAAGGAGGTTGCCCTCCTTGGTTCACTCGGTTACTTCACCAGTTTTAGCAGGGTGCTCACCAGCCAGTTTTCTTCGGCTTTCAGCATGGCTTCCATTGCCTGGTCGGTTTGGCGGCCAAACTTGCGTATGCTTTCCATGGTTTGATGAAATGACTGGAGCTCGGCTTCGGTACCGCCTTCATATACCTGCTGCAGGCTTTCAATGAATTTGAGCATGGGCTCCAGCTCCCGCTTTTTGCGTTCCCTTACAATGATGCGGGCCACTTTCCAGATGTCTTTTTCCGCCTGAAAATATTCTTTACGTTCGCCGGGCACCACTACCCTGTCTACCAATCCCCAATTAATGAGTTCACGAATGTTCATGTTGGCATTGCCGCGGCTTACGCTGAGCTTGCTGCATGATGTCTTCGGTGCTTTGAGGCTGGGTGCTCACCAACAAGAAAGCATGAATTTGTGCCATGGTACGGTTAATGCCCCAGTTGCTACCGAAGCTTCCCCAAGCGGCTACGAATTGATTTTTGGCGTCTGCTAATTGCATGGCCTAAAGGTACAGAACTTATTCTTAAACTTTCAATTATTTCTGAAAGAAAAAAATTTAAGAGTTGTGCAGCACTCTGGTATAACAGCTGGTCATATAGGGGTCAATCAACACTAACTGCAACAATATGGCTGCCCTTATGGGCAGCCATTTGTACTTTGGGGGTAAGCGTGACGGCGATGAAGAATCATCAATCGAACATGACGTTGAAGACAGCGACTC
The Phnomibacter ginsenosidimutans genome window above contains:
- a CDS encoding glycine--tRNA ligase, whose protein sequence is MAYEANTFQNLIGHAKEYGYIFQSSEIYDGLSAVYDYGQNGAQLKKNIRDAWWKTMTQLNDNIVGIDAAIFMHPTTWKASGHVDSFSDPMIDNKDSNKRYRVDHLIEAHAEKLKAEGETQKADALIAQMDRLLAADDLAGVKQLIIDNNMKCSVSSTCNWTDVRQFNLMFSTELGSVTDEASTIYLRPETAQGIFVNFLNVQKTGRMKIPFGIAQTGKAFRNEIVARQFIFRMREFEQMEMQFFIRPGSQKEWYEHWKTERLKWHKEIMGFPTDRLQYHDHVKLAHYADAAVDIEFEFPFGFKELEGIHSRTDYDLGRHQEFSKKKQQYFDTEINQNYVPYVIETSVGLDRLVLATLANAYAEEKWTKEDGSEDSRVVLKIPANLAPTKLAVLPLTKKDGLPDLARELMNECRPAFNCFYEEKDTIGKRYRRMDAVGTPFCVTIDHQTKEDGTVTIRYRDTMTQERIHLNEVKAKVLAAITK
- a CDS encoding acyltransferase family protein, which encodes MTAPAATRFKALDVFRGLTVCLMIIVNTPGDGSVSFSPLQHAKWHGFTPTDLVFPSFLFAVGNAMSFVMLKWSNMPQSQVLLKIAKRTFIIFLLGYLMYWFPFVKYQDGAYVAFPFAETRVFGVLQRIALCYGAAALMVYYLKSKTMYWLSAGMLLLYWGLCYWLAPAGADALSLEGNATTVLDKWLIGEAHMYHGDSIAFDPEGLLSTLPAIVNVVAGFAAGRYIQQQGRSYEMLAKLLMAGAVLLAAAYAWDLVFPINKKLWTSSFVLHTVGLDLLILSVVMYVLDFAGRNRWAYFFEVFGKNPLFIYLLSEVIAILLWFFHTADGQPMYQWVYQTFFGFIGGPVGSLLFALAVMMVCWLTGYVMDKRKWYVRV
- a CDS encoding nucleotide pyrophosphohydrolase, translating into MTIEQAQQQVDQWIKTVGVRYFNELTNLGILMEEVGELSRLMVRTYGEQSFKESDKGKELADEMADVLWVLICLANQTGVDLTTALQKNFEKKNIRDANRHQQNEKLQ
- the dtd gene encoding D-aminoacyl-tRNA deacylase, producing the protein MRVVIQRVTEASVTVENNITGQIGLGLLVLVGIEDADSTEDMQWLCNKIVNLRIFDDADKVPNLSVKDVDGGILLISQFTLHAATKKGNRPSYIRASKPDFAKPMYEKMIAQLSTELGKPVATGIFGADMKVRLLNDGPLTIVIDSKNKE
- the yihA gene encoding ribosome biogenesis GTP-binding protein YihA/YsxC, giving the protein MPEPSAPEWLFLSAMEIINASYLISKPDVAQCPAADRPEFAFIGRSNVGKSSLINMLTGNQRLAKTSAAPGKTQMINHFVVKSRNSANAKSVAEWYLVDLPGYGYAKVSQKNRKSWGKMIDDYLRKRDNLLTTFVLIDSRHEPQAIDLEFVNQMGEWQLPFAIVFTKADKMKPGGLQRNVEAFAAALRENWEALPAFFISSSTDKSGKTEILDYVQGILKSVSK
- a CDS encoding ribonuclease H-like YkuK family protein; this encodes MRWRKFNGETISLPIKQAVEDAIKREHAIGNKLKVCIGTDSQVKGIDTEFATVIVFLRERSGGFMFIHNERTTQKFSIKERMLVEVAKSIEIAYELCDLFTQYEVDMEVHADINTNPSFKSNEALREAMGYILGMGFAFKAKPEAFASSSCANKVVN
- a CDS encoding CoA-binding protein → MSESKKTVIIGASDNSSRYSYIAANRLVAHGHEVVPIGIKAGRVAGLDIITDHPALEQVDTITMYINPQRQPAYYSYILSLQPKRVIFNPGTENEELEEMLQQQGIQTMEACTLVMLSTGHF
- a CDS encoding DCC1-like thiol-disulfide oxidoreductase family protein, which codes for MSAIQYQLLYDADCPLCVWYTGYFKQHGYLQPAEVVPMQQANLQNLPGLHRQKMTNEIPLVNIAQQSVRYGSDAIIAIIGKKHPTLAKIASWRAFQPFIKTLYSFISYNRKVITGTLPSCSHMTCAPAFHLRNRMAFVVLMQLLISAVFIPGIVTGFGLPFTLHEGWWMMGVSAILSIAFFLHEKQQQLWMELCGQMTMWFLLTSVGAWLLANVQHYLQMPWFTAVAGTFYFLQLLWPQSKQRWQYVQLQYSLYKNA
- a CDS encoding GbsR/MarR family transcriptional regulator, whose amino-acid sequence is MNIRELINWGLVDRVVVPGERKEYFQAEKDIWKVARIIVRERKKRELEPMLKFIESLQQVYEGGTEAELQSFHQTMESIRKFGRQTDQAMEAMLKAEENWLVSTLLKLVK